From a single Paenibacillus sp. FSL W8-0426 genomic region:
- a CDS encoding ABC transporter permease subunit, whose translation MKKHWQLHLLVIPPLLFFLIFKYYPMINTVLAFKDYNVIKGIWGSPWVGFQHFRLFFENPLFWTLVKNTILLSGYLLLAGFPIPILLALMINEVRGTKFKKFVQLVSFAPYFISTVVMVSIIMLFLAPRLGFANIALHFFGLESVNFLGEPGMFRSIYVWSDIWQTAGYSAVIYLAALAGIDPTLYEAAKVDGASRFQKIRHVDLPGIVPTIVIILILNVGNVMAIGFEKVYLLQNPLNLANSEIIATYVYRIGLLNANYSFATAVGLFNSLINLVLLLTVNGLAKKATNHSIW comes from the coding sequence ATGAAGAAACACTGGCAATTGCATCTGCTGGTTATTCCGCCCTTGCTGTTTTTTCTCATATTCAAGTATTACCCGATGATCAATACGGTCCTTGCCTTCAAGGACTACAACGTCATCAAAGGAATATGGGGAAGTCCGTGGGTTGGATTCCAACATTTCCGACTCTTTTTCGAAAATCCGTTATTCTGGACACTGGTCAAGAACACGATCTTGCTCAGCGGGTATTTGCTGCTGGCCGGATTTCCGATCCCCATCCTATTGGCACTGATGATCAATGAAGTGAGGGGGACGAAGTTCAAAAAATTCGTGCAGCTCGTCTCGTTCGCTCCCTATTTCATTTCAACAGTGGTGATGGTTTCCATCATCATGCTGTTTCTGGCGCCACGGCTCGGATTTGCCAACATTGCCCTTCATTTCTTCGGGCTTGAATCGGTCAATTTCCTTGGCGAACCCGGCATGTTCCGTTCGATCTACGTGTGGTCCGACATTTGGCAGACTGCGGGTTATAGTGCCGTCATTTATTTGGCTGCGCTCGCCGGCATCGATCCGACGCTCTACGAAGCGGCCAAAGTCGACGGTGCCTCGCGGTTTCAAAAAATCCGCCACGTCGACCTGCCGGGAATTGTGCCGACCATCGTAATCATTCTGATCCTCAATGTAGGCAATGTCATGGCCATCGGCTTCGAGAAGGTGTACCTGCTGCAAAATCCGCTCAATCTTGCTAACTCGGAAATCATCGCAACTTATGTTTACCGGATCGGCCTGCTGAACGCCAACTATAGCTTTGCGACGGCAGTCGGCCTGTTCAACTCGCTGATCAATCTCGTTTTGCTGCTGACCGTGAACGGTTTGGCCAAAAAAGCGACCAACCACAGCATCTGGTAG
- a CDS encoding carbohydrate ABC transporter permease — protein MAVPVQKRIRESAADRTFLIAIYIVLSLVALAVIYPLIFIISSSFSSPAAVTSGRVWLWPVDVSLSGYKALLHTPEILTGYGNSIFYTTAGTIISVVLTIMIAYPLSRRSFFGRNALMMVITFTMIFSGGLIPTYMVVKQLHLIDTRWALLIPNAIWVWQVIIARSFFKSSIPEELLEASEMDGCSDMRFIWSIVLPLSKPIIAVLVLMYAVGQWNAYFDALIYLKSADLFPLQLILRSIIIQNNSAGAMDAAKMVERQQLAELLKYALIVVATLPVLVIYPFVQRHFVQGMLVGSVKG, from the coding sequence ATGGCAGTACCCGTGCAGAAACGGATTCGAGAATCCGCCGCCGACAGGACATTCCTGATTGCGATTTACATCGTGCTCAGTCTTGTCGCGTTGGCCGTCATCTATCCGCTCATTTTCATTATCAGCAGTTCGTTCAGCAGCCCGGCAGCCGTCACGTCCGGTCGTGTATGGTTATGGCCGGTCGACGTTTCGCTCAGTGGATATAAAGCCTTGCTCCACACGCCCGAAATTTTGACGGGCTATGGGAATTCGATCTTTTATACCACAGCAGGAACCATCATCAGCGTGGTGCTGACCATCATGATCGCCTACCCGCTATCGCGGAGAAGCTTCTTTGGCCGAAATGCTTTGATGATGGTCATTACCTTTACGATGATCTTCAGCGGCGGTTTGATTCCGACGTACATGGTCGTCAAGCAGCTCCATCTGATCGATACCCGCTGGGCGCTTCTGATCCCGAATGCGATCTGGGTCTGGCAGGTCATCATCGCCCGTTCGTTCTTCAAATCCTCCATTCCCGAGGAGCTGCTGGAAGCGAGCGAAATGGACGGCTGCAGCGACATGCGCTTCATATGGAGCATCGTGCTTCCTTTATCCAAACCGATCATTGCGGTTCTGGTCCTCATGTATGCGGTAGGGCAGTGGAATGCGTATTTCGATGCTCTGATTTATCTGAAATCGGCGGATTTGTTCCCATTGCAGCTCATCCTGCGCAGCATCATCATTCAGAACAACAGCGCAGGGGCGATGGATGCAGCGAAAATGGTGGAGCGGCAGCAGCTGGCCGAACTGCTGAAATATGCTTTGATCGTAGTTGCCACGCTGCCCGTGCTGGTTATTTATCCGTTCGTGCAGCGCCATTTCGTACAGGGAATGCTGGTCGGTTCCGTTAAGGGATAA
- a CDS encoding helix-turn-helix domain-containing protein, whose protein sequence is MIPSIGGYMSYLTSISVTRSISIENGVTQLQKGQDILERRMAEVEAFTRQLAVNRELNVLMNERDNETNVYGIWRTMENVLSFGRSNDFLQNYYIYLANYNLILTPGSSYRPNHYYADFHYNDLSLEEWTKDILDTHHRSEIKPLSPFMTRGQQTSVITYMQSLPLDSFNDSSPAVAVVLIDEKLITGLLSGMTERYGGWVRISDSQGKTIALKGSEEAEMANMSLDPKFDPSKASQFYGDDLVITTQSKTNGWVYQAGIPRDLLLENANKIKKTSMLITGGTLLIGLVVGLVLAYRHSVPINRLLSVMKEQFGKDERSSRNEFDFLSGNIADMITKNKQLESELNRQLPLVRDAFLKRMFSGEFKSREEIHSASEQAGVRLRQSTGYAGIVQIKGYGSMDNVEILNELNASRLLLKQAMADLGTDALMTDWDSDKVAILFFSAEEDEESDRAVNEITHTMENLAEYLFNEYRITIQSGFGQLFASLTEVSLSFEQAHQALEYAIHTNRKGMVWNNEAHIEHTTYYYPLDSEQRLITTIRAGELEAAERIVEGIIAQNMQQRELSIEMKHQLIGEMKGTFIKLLDQKVFTEYDAAEDIKRLVIDISLSEPLESIKTTLFAIMKELCGFIANKKKDVHGQIVKQIKAYTAEMYSDTELTLYRVAEHVERPEKYISQLFKEYTGINFSDYLIKVRMDQAMVLLNESKYTVDEIASRVGYNSSHSFRRAFKRLNGISPSVYRQSGGG, encoded by the coding sequence GTGATTCCCAGCATCGGCGGATATATGTCCTATTTGACCTCCATATCCGTTACCCGGTCGATCTCCATCGAAAACGGGGTTACCCAACTCCAGAAGGGCCAAGACATTTTGGAGCGCCGCATGGCTGAGGTGGAGGCGTTCACCAGACAGCTTGCGGTCAATCGGGAATTGAACGTGCTCATGAACGAACGGGACAACGAAACCAATGTGTACGGCATTTGGAGAACGATGGAGAACGTGCTTTCGTTTGGCCGCAGCAACGATTTTTTGCAAAATTATTATATTTACCTCGCGAACTACAATCTGATTCTGACGCCGGGTTCGTCATACAGGCCGAATCATTATTATGCCGATTTCCATTATAACGACCTGTCATTGGAGGAATGGACAAAGGACATATTGGATACCCACCACCGCAGCGAAATCAAGCCGCTCAGCCCGTTTATGACGAGAGGCCAGCAAACGTCGGTCATCACGTACATGCAGTCGTTGCCGTTGGACAGCTTTAACGATTCATCGCCGGCGGTCGCCGTCGTTTTGATTGACGAAAAGCTGATTACGGGCCTGCTGTCCGGCATGACGGAGCGGTACGGCGGTTGGGTTCGGATCAGCGATTCGCAGGGAAAAACCATTGCGTTAAAGGGAAGCGAAGAAGCGGAGATGGCCAACATGTCCCTTGATCCGAAGTTCGACCCGAGCAAGGCCAGCCAGTTTTATGGGGACGATCTGGTCATTACCACGCAATCCAAAACCAACGGGTGGGTGTACCAAGCGGGAATCCCGCGCGACCTGCTGCTCGAGAATGCCAACAAAATCAAGAAAACGAGCATGCTCATCACCGGCGGCACGCTGCTTATCGGACTTGTGGTGGGGTTAGTGCTGGCTTACCGCCACAGCGTACCCATCAACCGGCTGCTGAGCGTCATGAAAGAACAATTCGGGAAGGATGAGCGCTCGTCCAGAAACGAGTTCGACTTTCTGAGCGGGAATATCGCCGACATGATTACGAAAAACAAGCAGCTCGAATCCGAGCTGAACCGCCAGCTTCCGCTGGTGAGGGATGCATTCCTGAAAAGGATGTTCTCCGGCGAATTCAAATCCAGGGAGGAGATTCACTCCGCTTCGGAGCAAGCGGGAGTTCGTTTGCGGCAAAGTACGGGGTATGCAGGCATCGTCCAGATTAAAGGCTATGGCAGCATGGACAATGTCGAGATCCTGAATGAGCTGAACGCATCCCGTCTGCTGCTGAAACAGGCGATGGCGGATCTTGGCACCGATGCCTTGATGACGGATTGGGATTCGGACAAAGTCGCCATCCTGTTTTTCTCTGCCGAGGAGGATGAAGAATCAGATCGTGCCGTGAACGAGATCACGCATACGATGGAGAATCTGGCGGAATACCTCTTTAATGAATATCGAATAACCATCCAGTCGGGCTTTGGTCAGCTTTTTGCCTCCTTGACCGAAGTGAGCCTTTCCTTCGAACAAGCCCATCAAGCGCTGGAATATGCCATCCACACGAATCGAAAGGGCATGGTTTGGAACAACGAAGCCCATATCGAACATACGACCTATTATTATCCGTTGGATTCCGAGCAGCGCCTGATCACGACGATTCGGGCCGGAGAGCTGGAAGCAGCCGAGCGGATCGTTGAGGGCATCATCGCGCAAAACATGCAGCAGCGGGAGCTGTCCATCGAAATGAAGCATCAGCTGATCGGTGAGATGAAGGGAACATTCATCAAACTGCTGGATCAGAAAGTATTCACCGAATACGACGCTGCCGAGGATATTAAACGGCTTGTTATCGATATCTCGCTTTCAGAGCCGCTGGAAAGCATCAAAACCACCTTGTTTGCAATCATGAAAGAGCTGTGCGGATTCATTGCCAACAAAAAGAAAGACGTCCACGGCCAAATCGTCAAGCAAATCAAAGCATACACGGCCGAAATGTATTCGGATACCGAACTTACACTGTACAGAGTTGCCGAACATGTCGAACGTCCGGAGAAGTATATTTCGCAATTGTTCAAGGAATATACAGGCATCAATTTCTCCGATTATTTGATCAAGGTCCGCATGGATCAAGCGATGGTTCTGTTAAATGAGAGCAAATACACGGTGGACGAAATTGCGTCCAGAGTCGGATACAACAGCTCGCACTCCTTCAGGCGTGCCTTTAAAAGACTGAATGGCATATCTCCAAGCGTGTACAGACAATCGGGTGGCGGTTAA
- a CDS encoding extracellular solute-binding protein, with translation MKKGLIMMLMLLMLFTLALSGCSSDNASAPESGGSSTGNGPVNISVFSVQESGIDIPTNQFTKFVEDKFNIKFNWQINPSDGAKEKRQISLASGDYPDAYLLTHYIDQFSQADLLKYGKQGVLVPLNDLIDKYAPNIKAAMESNENLRTLNTAPDGNIYGLVAYTECFHCSYSSKMWINTEWLKKLNLEMPKTTEEFKNVLKAFKTQDPNGNGKADEVPLSGSIEEFGVRVVPFLMNAFVYDDDRNYLQMSGGKVQSAAITPEWKEGLTYIKSLFDEGLIDPGAFTQNAEAFKKIGENADAEILGAGAGMHPAIFVNIDPGNTRSAHYNAVPPITGPHGVSYATHDGGGVQPGAKFVITNKASEEAQIALIKMVDYMFTPEGQTNGASGLKGIDWTDPGEGDVALGKDSKAVVKLIPMAEGEAPRNAGWSGMAHFYMPKEYRDTFVQGTDIYASDGYERRLYDATLLYEGHEPKELFPIWSVWIDPAEIDEASLLQTNIKNYIEQNTLQFITGNKDLDKDWDAYVKGLQDLKLDRYLEILQKAYEASK, from the coding sequence TTGAAAAAAGGCCTCATCATGATGCTTATGCTGTTGATGCTGTTCACGCTTGCGCTGAGTGGATGTTCAAGCGATAATGCTTCCGCACCGGAGTCCGGGGGATCGTCAACGGGGAATGGTCCGGTGAATATTAGCGTATTTTCCGTGCAGGAATCCGGGATCGACATTCCGACCAACCAATTCACGAAATTCGTGGAAGACAAATTCAACATCAAATTCAACTGGCAGATCAATCCGTCTGACGGAGCCAAGGAAAAACGGCAAATCTCGCTGGCGAGCGGCGACTACCCCGATGCTTATCTGCTGACGCATTACATCGACCAATTTTCACAAGCAGACCTTCTGAAATACGGCAAACAAGGGGTTTTGGTGCCTCTGAACGATCTGATCGACAAGTATGCACCCAATATCAAAGCCGCGATGGAAAGCAACGAGAACCTGAGAACGTTGAACACCGCGCCGGATGGCAATATTTATGGTCTGGTTGCCTATACCGAGTGTTTCCACTGCTCGTATTCAAGCAAGATGTGGATCAATACCGAGTGGTTGAAGAAGCTGAACCTGGAGATGCCCAAGACGACGGAAGAATTCAAAAACGTATTGAAAGCGTTCAAAACGCAGGACCCGAACGGCAACGGCAAAGCGGATGAAGTGCCGCTCAGCGGTTCGATCGAGGAATTCGGCGTACGCGTCGTTCCGTTTCTCATGAACGCCTTTGTATACGACGATGACCGGAATTACCTGCAAATGTCCGGAGGCAAGGTGCAATCCGCGGCGATCACGCCCGAGTGGAAAGAAGGCTTGACGTACATCAAGTCTTTGTTCGATGAAGGATTGATCGATCCGGGTGCGTTTACGCAGAATGCCGAAGCGTTCAAAAAAATCGGGGAAAACGCGGATGCCGAAATTTTGGGCGCAGGCGCGGGCATGCATCCGGCGATCTTCGTGAACATCGATCCGGGCAACACACGATCGGCTCATTACAATGCTGTGCCACCGATTACAGGTCCTCATGGCGTGTCCTATGCGACGCATGACGGAGGAGGCGTGCAGCCTGGAGCCAAATTCGTCATCACGAACAAAGCCAGCGAAGAAGCGCAGATCGCCTTGATCAAAATGGTGGACTATATGTTCACTCCCGAAGGCCAGACGAACGGGGCTAGCGGCTTGAAAGGGATCGACTGGACCGATCCCGGAGAGGGAGACGTCGCACTGGGCAAGGATTCCAAGGCGGTCGTCAAACTGATCCCGATGGCCGAGGGAGAGGCACCGCGGAATGCAGGCTGGAGCGGCATGGCTCACTTCTACATGCCGAAAGAATATCGTGACACGTTTGTGCAAGGAACCGATATTTACGCATCCGACGGTTACGAACGCAGACTTTACGATGCAACGCTGCTGTATGAAGGACATGAACCGAAAGAGCTGTTCCCGATCTGGTCGGTCTGGATCGATCCGGCCGAGATCGATGAGGCCAGCTTGCTGCAAACCAACATCAAAAATTACATCGAACAAAATACGCTCCAGTTCATTACGGGCAACAAGGATCTGGACAAAGACTGGGACGCATACGTCAAAGGATTGCAGGATCTGAAGCTGGACCGTTATCTCGAGATTTTGCAAAAGGCGTATGAGGCTTCCAAGTAA
- a CDS encoding X2-like carbohydrate binding domain-containing protein, which translates to MNLKRMGNRLATGLLVLIMTAVQFGFIGTTRNVAEAADASLAEKPYMGWSSYSMQVYEPSGQWTSAESIKKQSDAMREKLQAHGYEYINIDAGWNGDMDEYGRPIPSEKLYPNGFQEVIDYVHNNGQKIGIYLIPGLSIDAYNQNLEIYGTDGACRMQDIVYQPLTVMDYWNSYTYKIDFSNPCSQKYVDSIADMLGEWGINFVKFDSVTPGSGINNLSRDARGDVEAWSKALARHDIWFELSWALDHNYVDFWKKHANGWRIDWDVEAYDSSVGLTQWANIARLFPIAALWWRDAGPGGWNDFDSLNVGNGSMDGLTKDERKTAMTFWAISSAPLYTGNDLTRLDSYGLELLTNDEVIAVNQAGRPAHPVSMDTKQQVWYANNGDGTYSVALFNLANRSAEVNVKWSDIGLEGPASVRDLWSHSELGTFNEGFSGGLLEPHASRMLKVTALSGTSTVNNDDTGMRYHGEWKRNGGKEQSEGTQDLSLTIQDSATAGSESAIADLPEGANATNDEPAAVLEDKAAVTDVVYVNDDSSDIQYTGTWSHNSGRGLGDHNDDVHFTEKNGDYFEYTFTGTGIELLMEKHGEQGDMIITLDGGEPEKVSAYTDGDREVQQILYSKRDLPNGTHTLKAVKDSGQYMLLDALTVTKEVPTGEQDSTIQPTVTNFDKAVEQQKDISITLNLNGNTFVGVERDGVLLGENDVEVAENTLTIKKAYLAQLPVGTTTLSVTFSSGSPQVLTVKVSDTTGVRFVTINNDDPAIKYNGNWNRSTGRGFGDYKDDVHYAEQNGEYFEYEFRGTGIQLFTEVDPSQGDMDIYVDGEFKETVSAYRTDRLAQQNLYSISGLTNGLHTLKAVKKSGRFMLLDMLKVEIPNSIQPVSAVFDKAEAAQADIEVRLLQEPASFSKIKNGSSELVKGTDYEVSGDLITLKKSYLAAQPLGTLNLTFVFSGDYLNDVHYSAENGDYFEYVFKGTGIRMITPTGPEQGEVDIYVDGQWVQTVDAYSAGRKNMQEIFSVSGLTAGAHTLKAVKKSGELMFTDQLKFTIASGNEGPTNPTNPTNPTNPTNPTNPTNPTNPSGSSVPSGPSGPSTAAPTPGTGTHEETAGSTDQELLRHRAYIHGYADGWFRPNRQITRAEMASILAKVYDQEAAETNAAFSDVPSDHWGAEAIAKVAKTGLMKGYKDGTFKPDQPLTRAEMAILAVAAAASKSPVSGSGFTDIRGHWAEEAILAAQGAGMLNGYKDGTFRPKALLTRAEAVAVINRALGRGPLSGISQQRWGDVPASHWAFGDIEEASTDHAAKPGATGGEQWVDETQQK; encoded by the coding sequence ATGAATTTGAAACGAATGGGGAACAGGTTGGCGACGGGGCTGTTGGTGCTAATCATGACGGCAGTGCAATTCGGCTTTATTGGAACGACACGCAACGTGGCTGAGGCGGCGGATGCCAGTTTGGCCGAGAAACCGTACATGGGCTGGAGCAGTTACAGCATGCAAGTGTATGAGCCCTCCGGTCAGTGGACATCCGCAGAGAGCATTAAGAAGCAATCCGATGCCATGCGTGAGAAACTGCAAGCCCACGGCTATGAATACATCAACATCGATGCAGGCTGGAATGGAGACATGGATGAATACGGGAGGCCCATTCCGAGCGAAAAGCTGTATCCGAACGGGTTTCAGGAAGTGATCGATTACGTGCACAACAATGGACAGAAGATCGGTATCTATCTGATCCCTGGATTGTCCATCGATGCGTATAACCAGAATCTCGAAATTTACGGAACGGATGGCGCCTGCCGCATGCAGGATATCGTGTACCAACCATTAACCGTAATGGATTATTGGAATTCTTATACGTACAAGATCGACTTTTCGAATCCGTGTTCCCAGAAATACGTGGATTCCATTGCGGATATGTTAGGTGAATGGGGAATCAACTTCGTCAAGTTCGACAGCGTAACTCCGGGATCGGGGATAAACAACCTGAGCCGGGATGCGCGCGGGGACGTAGAAGCGTGGTCGAAGGCGCTGGCGCGGCATGACATCTGGTTCGAGCTTTCCTGGGCGTTGGACCATAATTACGTAGACTTTTGGAAAAAGCACGCCAATGGATGGCGCATCGATTGGGACGTCGAGGCATACGACAGCAGCGTAGGGCTGACGCAATGGGCGAATATCGCCCGCTTGTTCCCGATCGCGGCATTGTGGTGGCGGGATGCGGGGCCCGGAGGATGGAACGACTTCGATTCCTTGAATGTCGGCAATGGTTCCATGGATGGACTCACGAAGGACGAGCGCAAAACGGCCATGACGTTCTGGGCGATTTCCTCTGCGCCATTGTATACGGGAAATGATTTGACCAGACTGGACAGCTATGGCTTGGAGCTGTTGACGAATGACGAGGTCATTGCCGTCAATCAGGCGGGCCGCCCGGCTCATCCCGTATCGATGGATACCAAGCAGCAGGTATGGTACGCCAACAACGGGGATGGAACATACAGCGTAGCCTTGTTTAACCTGGCTAACCGGAGCGCCGAGGTCAACGTCAAATGGAGCGATATCGGGTTGGAAGGTCCCGCTTCGGTTCGCGATCTGTGGAGCCATTCGGAGCTGGGCACCTTCAACGAGGGCTTCAGCGGAGGTTTGTTGGAACCCCATGCTTCGCGAATGCTGAAAGTGACGGCGCTAAGCGGCACGTCGACGGTGAACAACGATGACACAGGCATGCGGTATCACGGCGAATGGAAGCGCAACGGGGGCAAAGAACAATCCGAAGGCACGCAGGACCTGTCCCTTACAATTCAAGACTCTGCAACCGCTGGTTCGGAATCCGCGATTGCAGATTTGCCTGAAGGCGCAAATGCGACGAACGATGAACCCGCCGCCGTATTGGAAGACAAGGCTGCCGTAACCGATGTAGTTTACGTTAACGATGACAGCAGTGACATTCAATACACGGGAACATGGAGCCACAATTCGGGGCGTGGTTTGGGCGACCATAACGATGATGTGCATTTTACGGAAAAGAACGGCGATTATTTCGAATACACGTTTACGGGTACGGGGATTGAGCTGCTGATGGAAAAGCATGGGGAACAAGGGGACATGATCATCACGCTTGATGGCGGGGAGCCAGAGAAGGTGAGTGCATATACCGACGGAGACCGGGAAGTACAGCAGATCCTGTACAGCAAACGGGATTTGCCTAATGGCACACATACTCTAAAGGCTGTGAAAGATTCCGGGCAGTACATGCTCCTGGATGCACTTACAGTAACCAAGGAAGTGCCGACAGGCGAGCAGGACAGTACGATTCAACCGACCGTCACCAACTTCGACAAAGCGGTGGAACAGCAGAAGGATATCTCGATTACGCTGAACTTGAACGGCAATACCTTCGTAGGTGTCGAACGAGACGGCGTTCTTCTGGGCGAGAATGATGTTGAGGTGGCTGAAAACACGCTGACTATCAAGAAAGCATATCTTGCGCAGCTTCCCGTGGGCACAACGACGCTGAGCGTCACTTTTAGCAGCGGCAGCCCACAGGTCCTGACGGTGAAGGTCAGCGATACGACAGGCGTGCGCTTCGTGACGATCAACAACGATGACCCGGCCATCAAATATAACGGGAACTGGAACCGCAGCACGGGTAGAGGGTTTGGCGACTACAAGGACGATGTGCACTATGCCGAGCAGAACGGCGAATATTTTGAATACGAGTTCAGAGGAACGGGCATTCAATTGTTCACGGAAGTCGACCCGTCACAGGGGGACATGGATATCTACGTGGACGGCGAGTTTAAGGAAACGGTCAGCGCGTACCGCACCGATCGACTGGCACAACAGAACCTCTACAGCATCTCGGGTCTGACGAACGGATTGCACACGCTGAAGGCAGTGAAGAAATCGGGACGCTTCATGCTGCTTGACATGCTTAAGGTGGAGATTCCGAATAGCATCCAACCGGTAAGCGCCGTGTTTGACAAAGCGGAAGCCGCTCAGGCAGACATCGAAGTGAGGCTGCTGCAGGAGCCGGCAAGTTTCAGCAAAATCAAAAACGGGTCCAGTGAGTTGGTGAAAGGAACCGACTATGAAGTTTCAGGCGATCTGATCACCTTGAAAAAATCATATCTTGCCGCTCAGCCGCTCGGTACGTTAAACCTCACCTTTGTCTTTAGCGGCGACTACCTCAATGATGTGCACTATTCGGCAGAGAACGGCGATTATTTTGAATATGTCTTCAAAGGCACCGGCATTCGCATGATTACGCCGACCGGTCCGGAACAGGGAGAGGTCGACATTTACGTTGACGGACAATGGGTTCAAACGGTAGACGCATACAGCGCAGGCCGTAAAAACATGCAGGAGATATTCAGCGTATCCGGATTAACAGCAGGGGCGCATACGCTCAAGGCCGTCAAGAAATCCGGGGAACTGATGTTCACGGATCAGTTGAAATTCACGATTGCGTCTGGCAACGAGGGGCCTACGAACCCGACAAACCCGACAAACCCAACAAACCCAACAAACCCAACAAACCCGACCAATCCGACAAACCCATCGGGTTCATCTGTACCATCCGGCCCAAGCGGACCGTCAACGGCTGCACCTACTCCGGGAACAGGCACCCATGAGGAAACCGCAGGCAGCACGGATCAGGAGCTTCTTCGTCATCGGGCTTATATCCATGGCTATGCCGACGGATGGTTCAGACCGAATCGCCAGATTACCCGTGCGGAAATGGCGAGCATTTTGGCCAAGGTTTACGATCAAGAAGCAGCAGAAACCAATGCTGCATTCAGCGACGTACCTTCCGACCATTGGGGAGCGGAGGCGATTGCCAAGGTTGCCAAAACGGGACTGATGAAAGGATACAAGGACGGTACGTTCAAGCCGGATCAACCGTTAACCCGCGCAGAAATGGCCATCCTTGCTGTTGCTGCAGCCGCGTCGAAATCACCGGTGTCAGGAAGCGGATTTACCGATATCCGCGGCCACTGGGCAGAAGAGGCGATCCTCGCGGCGCAAGGCGCAGGCATGTTGAATGGCTACAAAGATGGAACATTCCGTCCCAAAGCGCTGTTGACGCGAGCCGAAGCCGTTGCTGTGATCAATCGTGCGCTGGGCAGAGGGCCGTTATCCGGCATTTCGCAGCAAAGATGGGGCGATGTTCCGGCTTCGCATTGGGCTTTCGGAGATATTGAGGAGGCATCGACCGATCATGCGGCGAAGCCAGGTGCAACAGGCGGAGAACAATGGGTGGATGAAACGCAGCAAAAATAG
- a CDS encoding sugar O-acetyltransferase produces the protein MDVLLEEERIFNGILFSPADSELRAVKRRAHNLSSEYSRTFEDQTEEREALLAQLLGGKGKHCFMQGPIFFHYGVHTKIGDHFFANYNLTVQDDAKVTIGNHVSFGPNVTIVTPVHPLIAAERRQMIHHDGEPKSLCYAKPVTIGNDVWLAANVTVCGGVTIGDGAVIGAGSVVTQDIPANTIAAGVPCRVIRPITEADSMRHKPEILADCRVIE, from the coding sequence ATGGACGTATTGCTGGAAGAAGAGCGGATTTTTAACGGCATTTTATTCAGTCCCGCGGACTCGGAACTGAGAGCAGTAAAGCGGCGTGCCCACAATCTGAGCAGTGAATACAGCCGCACATTCGAGGATCAAACCGAGGAACGCGAAGCATTGCTGGCGCAGCTGCTTGGCGGCAAAGGGAAGCATTGCTTCATGCAAGGCCCGATTTTCTTTCACTATGGCGTGCACACCAAGATTGGCGACCATTTCTTTGCCAACTACAATTTGACCGTACAGGACGACGCCAAAGTGACCATCGGCAACCATGTCAGTTTTGGGCCGAATGTCACGATCGTTACGCCTGTTCATCCGCTTATTGCCGCTGAGCGCAGGCAAATGATTCATCATGATGGAGAACCCAAGTCTTTATGTTACGCCAAACCCGTCACGATCGGAAATGACGTATGGCTTGCAGCCAACGTCACGGTATGTGGCGGCGTGACGATCGGGGACGGTGCCGTCATCGGCGCAGGGAGCGTCGTGACCCAAGACATACCGGCAAACACAATAGCTGCAGGCGTGCCTTGCCGAGTGATTCGCCCCATTACGGAGGCGGACAGCATGCGCCATAAACCGGAGATATTGGCCGATTGTCGTGTCATCGAATAA